The DNA region CATAGTCTTGATCTCTCAATTTCAAATTAATTAGCACAGGAAGGGGCCTTACAGAGCTGAGAACAAGAGCAGGAAGAAGTGTGGAGCCACTGGGTATCATGGGAAGAGAGCTTTCTAAGAGCATGTGATTTGAAACACAATCAAACCACTATTGTCAGCAGTTAAACATTgggctggtccaataaaagcaaTAATATTTCCATCTGTATATCCCAGATGTTCAGTATTCTACTCCTATATTCAGACTGGAGCTTGTGAATCTCAATCAATAATTTGTCAACCTGATATAAAAATCTATGATGGGTGTTTTTCACGAGTTTACATATATATCTAAACAATTTTGATGTGGAGTAAGACCAGTAAAGAAACAACTGAAAAATGTCTCTTTtaaatttaagaatctgaagtgtttcataaccaggaccagctctaggcgccagcaaaccaagcacatgcttgggacggcacaattccaggggcagcCCTGTTCATAACCAACTGAATACAAAACCAAGGTTTTGTAAAGAATAGTTAGCTTGTGTTCAACTGTTGTTCTAAACTTAACATTAAAGATTTTATTTGACTCTGCTAAAAGTATTTTCTAAGTGCCACCTGATTTTGTTCTCCTAAGCTAAGTTTTGGATCatgtataaaaatgtattacttggAAACAGTTTTTTTCACACTAAGGAAGAATAGCAGTAAAATAAGGGAACACTTGATAGTGGAAGAGTATTAATGTTCATGCACTTTTCTTAATCTGTGTAGACTGGAGGATTGTGATGAAAGTGCTCCTGTCACTGCTGCTGTAACCACAAAAGTCCATGGAACACAGAAGACCCCAGGGCAGGCTCGAAGGGACTATGGATTTTGGTGTCCACGGCATCTGCAGACCTCCAATGGACAAGGCTACAAGTTTTTGGGAATTGATCAGTGTGCACCCCCATGTCCCAATATGTACTTAAAAAATTATGAGCTGGATGTTGCCAAAAGCTTCATTGGAATAGTTTCAATTTTTTGCCTTTGTGCTACTCTGTTCACATTCTTAACTTTTCTGATTGATGTTAAAAGGTTCAGATACCCAGAGAGGCCAATCATATATTATTCAGTCTGTTACAGTATAGTGTCTCTGATGTACTTCTTTGGCTTTTTGCTGGGAAATAGAACTGCTTGTAACAAGGCAGATGAAAAGTTAGAAATTGGTGAAACAGTTGTTCTTGGCTCTCAAAACAAAGCCTGCACTGTCCTTTTtatggttttgtattttttcactATGGGAGGAACAATATGGTGGGTGATTCTTACGATCACTTGGTTCCTAGCAGCGGGAAGAAAATGGAGCTGTGAAGCCATTGAACAAAAGGCAATGTGGTTTCATGCAGTTGCATGGGGCATACCTGGTTTTCTCACCATTATGCTTCTTGCAATGAACAAAGTTGAAGGGGACAATATCAGTGGAGTTTGCTTTGTTGGTCTCTATGACCTGGATGCATCTCGATACTTTGTCCTTTTGCCTTTGtgcttttgtgtttttgttggtctctctctccttttagctGGAATTATTTCTTTAAACCATGTGCGGCAAGTCATACAGCATGATGGCAGAAACCAAGAAAAGCTAAAGAAATTTATGATTCGAATTGGAGTCTTTAGTGGCTTATACCTGGTACCACTGGTGGCACTTCTTGGATGTTATGTTTATGAGCAGATGTATAGGAGAATCTGGGAGACCACTTGGGTCTTTGACCATTGTGATCAGTACCATATTCCCTGTCCTTACCAGGTAAGGAGTAATGTTTTGTATAATTCATATTGTAAGGTTAACATAAAAAAGGCACTGAGATGCATTATGATATTTGTAACAACATTTAGTGAGTAGACTGTAGGTTAAGAAAGCCAATGAAATATACACAATATAAAATTCATAGACcagttaaaatttaaataaactgACAACCAATATTTATGTTGAAATCTCCAGCTAATCAGGTTGGTGGCACTTAGCACTTAAAATCTTTTTAGAGTAAtgagtttaaatttaaaatttttaagttaTTTGAACTTAACTGTAAAAACAATTGTTCATGGTGGAAATTTTCTACATAATAGGCAGCTATTCCTAAAAACTACTGCCCCAGATTTtctaatttaggtgcctaaagttactcagcatttctgaaaatgaggctgccTTGACATATGTACCTAGATATGGATTTTAAGCAACTAATTTTAGCCATTCGAATTAGAACATTTTAACTAAATGTGGCTCTGACCAAAATCAGTTTTGTCTTTTCTTAAATTGTACAAGTACAAAATACTGAGCTTTTCACTCTTTATTTCTCATAACTATGACTACATTTGTGCAAGCTGATTTTTGGTAATGTGGACTTAAgttttagaaatttaaaaaatatatagcttAAATTGCTGTGATCAGGTTTAAAATTggacttttgatttaaaaattgtcttcaGAAAGACTTTAATATGCATACCAACTGCACATATGCAGTACTCCTCTATGGATTACATTTTGTTTCTAATGCATGAAATTTTATCATGTCAAGTAATTTTGGGTTTGTGTGTCTCTCTATTTATGAGCTGGTGTTTAAGAAGGAAATATCAGTAAGAGAACTGTTAGTTTTTCGTGTCAAGTTACAAACTTCAGTTGCCTTGCATCCCACCATTAATGTTTATACCGCAATGAGCTAccataaaacaaggaaaataaacacAACATTCTTAGAAcgttagggcctgattctgcaagttTCTGAGTACCCTCTActcatattgaagtcaatgagagttgagtACAGCCCCTCATAGGACTGAGTCCTTAATTCTTATTCTTGCTCCCAGTTAAAGTCAGTGACAAAATATCCACTGTCTTCAGAGGATAAGGCATTGAGCCCCTTGTCAATTTAAACTTAAACGCTCCAAAGTAAGGAAGTTCAGAGCTGAGGTATCTATTGCCTTGCAATGCTTAAATATAGCAGCACAGGTAATAAGAAATTAATGACGTAATTATCAAGGATTATTTAGCTTATTGGAGAGAGTAAATAGCAACAGAACAAACATATGCaatcaaatattataccaaaaaaTATTACAATTGGATCTGTTCCTTTGTGTTGTACTTGTTGTTTTCCACTGACAAAAACCTATTAATTACAGAGCGCCTTCTCTTTTTACCCTGATTagttcaaaacaaaatcaaaagctTCAGCTTCAACAATTATGGGTACCTCACTAACAAAAAGTGACTAGTGCTTTGAAGGCCAGGATACAGAGACAAGTGGATTAATCAAGAAAACATAAATTACATTTGGGGCTTGGGAGAGGAAGTTAAATAACCACTTAATGAGTTAAATATCTCAGGAACTGTGACCCTGTTCTGCACACAGGTGGATTAATGTTGCAATAAACAGTAGAAAACGCTGGTATATGgtcaggagtgaaagtaacttaagggacttaccAGTAGGCAGGGCCAGGGTCCTGAGCAAGGATgaggggcctcaggcagaaggggcagggcctttaaatcaccgacccctttaaatcaccaccactactccagggctctggcagcaatttaaagggcatggggctctggctgtgatAGCAggggccaggagccctgggccctttaaatgacCGCCGGAGCCCCATGGTAGTGGTAGCTGTGGCGGGGGCtcggagccccagggctctggtgatttaaaggtccaggggctccagctgctgctgggagcccagggcccttttagattgctggcctggggaagctgccccctgctggtacaGTTGGCTGTGTGCTGTCTTTTGCCGGTACACCGGACCAAactggaccggcttactttcacctctgtataCTGTCCTGAGGCTCTCTGAAAATCCTGATTCATGTAATTAACTCTAACTCATCCACTCCATCTCCTTTGTATCCAGAGGAAGCTCCCAAATATGCAGTGTGTCACTGGAGAAACTGCTTAATAATACTGTTCCCCCCTCCAAATAatcttttcttccagttttttaaaaattctcctcTTATGCCTCACCTTCTGTCCACATCTTCAGCTACATCTCCATAAGCGAAGATTAACCAGATCTGACTTGACTGTGCATGTTTTAGTTCAGTCCATAGTGTGTCTGAATGCAGTGTAGCATAGCTGGTGTAAAACGGAAAGTACTTCAGTATGCTCTTGTACATGATCTCTGTTCATTTTCTCCACTTTGTCAAGAGTCAAAGTGTGCGTGTGTCTATGTGTGCGTTTGTTTGTTAAACTTTGTTATCTTCCAGGCAAAGGCATTAGCCAgaccagaaatatttttgtttctcatgAAGTACCTGATGACGTTAATTGTTGGCATCTCTCCAGTATTCTGGGTGGGAAGTAAAAAGACCTGTTCTGAATGGGCCAGTTTCTTCAACAGAAATCGCAAGAGAGAGTAAGATCAGCTCTTTGTGTGTGGTACtgataagctttaaaaaaatgtatttgtaatgtgtccctttaaatatatgTCAGGTAATATAGAAAAAATGTTgttgttcactctctctgggcccaatcctgcagtttgACATAGGTGAaattcccactggagtcaattcAAGTTTTATCTGTGCAATGACTACATGATTGGGCCCTAATAAAGTAGAAAACATACTTCCCTACTGATTTGGTCCTTTAAATTGAGCAAAagggattttgctgcttttaacacTGACTAACATGGCTGTAGCTTTCACTTAGATTAGGGAAGACTGCTTGGTCCATCAACTGTGGCTCCTTTCATTTTCCAGGGCTGCTGCTTATATCATTTTCACTAATACTTTAACCATATCTTGCAGTGATAGTCCTTCCACCATTTTTCTTGGTAGCTTACTCTGCTGCCCGAATTCTCTTACTATTTCTAATGTCCtactttaattttttcttctattGTTTCAGACCGCTGTGTCATCTTCTGTCCCCTTTTGCACACGAGTAATTCCATTCCTTTATTTAAACTTACCTAGAGTTCTCTTTTGTAGGAGATGCATGGGGCCATATCCTTTTCAGTATAAGCAGACTATAAGTGTATGTCTCATCCCTTGTAATTATTGTatccttttcttttcccctgatttatttttctttagatttCCTATATTCTTCCTAAACTGTGGATGTATTTTTAGAActctttttatttctgtggacTTGCCCAGCCCACATTACTTTGGTTTTCTTTAGCTCCTTTTATTTTAAGTCTGCATTCCAGGATGGTGAGCTTATAGCTTCCTTTCCATCTTCCTACTTTTCCATTTCCCGTATAAGTCTGTCTTATGGTTCAGCTGTAAGCTACTTTCAgctaagtgatttaaaaaatgttgcctATTTCATAATATTTaccttttttcacttttaacaaagttttttgcTTTAGGAAAACTTAATTTGGTGACATAGCTACCTATGAGCTAATCCTGCTCTCCTTTCTCACATGGCTAATCTCATTCAAGTTATTGGAACTATTTGCAAGAATGAGGCATGTAGGATTTTGCTCTATTTCTGTAAATTTAATTGCTCCACATATATAATTGCCTCCCAATCATCAAAATTGGTTAACATTAGAGCCAGGTTTGTTACATTAGAGCCACCCCCTTTGTTACTTCCTTCACATTTTGGAATAAGAAGCAATCTTCCGCTGAGTCTAAATGATCTTTGATGAACTAGTCATATGCTTTTGTTTTTCAGTCCAATCAGTGAGAGCCGAAGAGTGTTGCAAGAATCATGTGAATTTTTCTTGAAGCACAATTCTAAAGTTAAACATAAAAAGAAGCACTACAAATCCAGTTCACACAAACTGAAGGTTATTTCGAAGTCTATGGGGACTAGTACAGGTGCTACAACAAATCATGGAACTTCTGCAGTGGCTATTACTAACCTTGATTACTTAAGCCAAGAGAACTTCACAGAAATTAAAACCCCTCGAGAAACTTCTGAGAAGGAGATGGCAGCAGATGGAACATCCACCCAGAaagtggagaagggggagaaTGCTGGTGGTGAACATGTCCTACAAATATTATCTACTTCTAAACTGGCTATGGAACAGGTGGAAAAGAGCAGCAAGGCAGACAACACAGTTGATATGATTAGCTTATCTGAGAGTGTGAAAAGAATGTATGAAGGAAGgtaagatttgtttttttaatctaattttggACTTCAGTTTTCTGGTGTATGTTCATACTACCATACTATAGTATATTTTTGTGTCCTTTTTCCTTTTGAAGACAGATTGTCCAATAACTAACAATAGCTGCAAGGAAAAGTTAATTCTGATAAACTACTTGCCACATGACCATGCAGGTGATGTGTTTCTATATGAGGATATatggtttggggatttttttctaGCAGAGGTTTGAAGTACTAGAGCTATTATCCTGGGGTAGGATGTGCCTTATATTTAGGGCCCCATCAATTTCTGGACCATGAACTAATCCTTTCCCcttgaaatctgatctcccccgtGCTGCTGGAAGCACTCAGCCAGGGACTCCTAGCTGCAAGTCCCGGCCTGGCTGAAaagggacaggacttgtccttcccctgcacaACTGCTcttggggcagagggggagatcagacccatctCTGagtgcctccccctgctgcaggaagctctgggacTGGGTAGTAGCCCCGGAGGTTCCTGCAGCCAGAGGAGATTTGTGGAGGTTGGTCTGATCCCCGACCGAGAGCGACTATGCAGAGGAAGGACAAGTCTTGTCTCTTTTCAGCCCGGCTGGGACTTGCACCTAGGAATCCCTGGCTGGGACACTCCCAGCAGCAAGGGGGGAGATCGGACCCACCTCCACCTTTGGAACACTCCTGCGGCTGCAGGAAACTTTGTGgttgctgaaggcagcacagaagtgagggtggcaatcctaTGACTCCCCTATAACAGCTTTGTGACCTCCCACAACCCCAttttgggtcgggacccccaTAGTTACAACGCTGTGAAATGTAagcatctgaaaatgtgaaatttaccAAATTTCAAATCGTATGGCCATGAAATtcaccaaaatggactgtgaatttggtagaacCCTACTTATATTGCTGAATAGTGACCTCTAAGACAAATAAAGGAACAGCACTGCATGGCTTTGAAAAGCATTCCCTATCCAATGCTTGCCAAGATGTCTGTGGCTGCCATACAGCTTCTTTGGATGAGTAGCTGGCATAAAAAACATTAGTGATGACCATCTGGACTCAGGAACACACAAGCCTATTAAATGGCTAAGGAAAGAGTATTCAGAACTGTATTATTGTCTTTTAAAAGGAGTGTTGTAAGTTTAATGTATATTACCGTTTTGTTGCTAAACGTGTTTGTGTTTTCAGTCTAAAACATTATATGCTTAAAATTGTttcagtgtgtttttgtttttgtttttgtttttaattacgtATAGGGTATCTCCTAAAAGTGATTTTACTGAAACTCATCCACTACAAGTCAGTAATTCACAGCTACCCAGTGTTTCACAACCAGGCAGTACCAGCGACTCCATATCAATGCTTGTCCACTCAGCTTCAGACACTAGAAAAGATCAGGATTCTGGAAACAGTTCAAATCCTTGAAAGATTACAATTTCTATATGAATGATTTCAGTTTATGAAACTGTTATGGGTTTGTGTTACACTGGAGATTACCGATGCTCTGTGCCTTGTAAAAATACCACATACATATCCCTTGTTTTGCACTTAAAAGTTACACTACATAGTGGGGAGGTCTAGAAATAACCTCATAAGAGAGTAATGGAAACTGAAGTTCTAATAGCACTCAGCTGGGCAGGTCAGCAGTAActtaagagaaaaagaaatgagagaaataAATCTTTCTCTTCCAATACATGAAAATGCTGTTAAATATCAGTACAAATAATTGATGGAAGATGATTGCATTATTTTGAAACATAAAAATTTAATTTGCTTCACTAGCATTTTTCAGTCTTCCtattaacatttctttttctttttaaagtaactgCATCTTAAACAGCTGTGTCCTTTAGAATAATTAAAAGTTATACAAATCTGTGGATATCTTTAATGTGTAAATGTCTCATGATGTACTAATCTTAGCACTGTATTATGGTTGTTTCTACACTGAATCTGAAAAGGACTCTGGAATTATAGTGATTTATTTTGTAGTTAAAAATCttgtaaataacttatttttataAACTGAACATTAAGAACTACTGTTTTGTTTGTTGCACAAATCTGATAACTGAAGTGCTTCCTTCTCATACCAAAAAGATCAACAATATTGTGCTGTTAAGATGACATCATTTCCTTCTGAGCAATAGTCATTACGGGATAATATAAGCATTAATATAACCTCCACATCTAGAGAAGATTGTGTCTGGTCCTTCCACAAATGAGAGAGGAGAGACACCTTTACTTTTGCACACCTACTGTTACCCCCAAAACAGACCCAGCGTACCCACAGAATAGCTCATCTATTTTCCTGTTCCCGGGTTTACCAGAGtaccataagaacggccgtaccgggtcagactaaaggtccatctagcccagtatcctgtctatcgatagtggccaatgccaggtgccccagagggagtgaacctaacaggcaatgatcaagtgatctctctcctgccatccatctccatcctctgacaaacagaggctagggacaccattccttacccatcctggctaatagccatttatggacttaaccaccatgaatttatccagttctcttttaaatgctgttatagtcctagccttcacaacctcctcaggtaaggagttccacaagttgactgtgtgctgggtgaggaacttccttttatttgttttaaacctgctgcctattaatttcatttggtgaccgctAAGGTAACCTACTAACCTATTACTGCAAGGTAAAAAGTGGGCCTGCCCTAGAGGAACTACTTGGGTTCACCAGGTTCTCTTCGAGAGACTCCCCAGAATAGCTTAGTCCTATTATATCTGGGAGGACATGGATACGGCCTTCCATTCTAACTAATTGACACACTGGCAATACCTTTtctaaaacaaagtatttttttttagttatcctAAATTATATTCCCTAATAGaataattactcctgggggaattctgcgccactgtgcatGCGCAGAATTTATGTCCTCTGCAGACTTCTttgtttccccacagaaaaatgactttctgactagtaagcaaagggaagccacaaaagcagtCATGCAGCCctcccagcagtatgtttcgggTGCCCTGGGCAGCCGGCAGAGATGTAAATCACTGTGGAGTGGGACCAGGACTGCGGAAGACACGGTCATGGCTCCTACCCTGCTAGgcccggctgggctggggaggatggaacttcctcttcctctgcaaggCATCCGGTGCCGGGTCAGATCCACCCCCAGATTTCAGTTCGCATGAGCACATTCCAATTGTCAGTTTATTCACCTCAATATTATGGTCTGCTGTTGCCACTCTATTTCCCTCCCAATTTAGTTAATCCTACCTAATTTCCTCCTCTATTTTCAGCTAATGGTGGCAAAATGATGCCCACCCAGGGCTGTGCTGAGAAAACAGAATAGGGTAGTTCAAAAATCTCTATCACTATACAGAGCTGAGCTAAAGGATAGCAGGAGTGGGAGAGATTTGTGTCAGCACCAGTGCAAAGAGAAATGGCAGAGATAACCCTGCCTAACTTTTTCACTGACTGTTCTCCTCAAAAAGATACAGCCTTTGTGCATTCTGTACAAGAATGGTGCAGGAGGTGCAGCTCCACTTCAGAAAGGATGCTTCCCAGAGTTTCTGCTGGAGTGGTGTTCCACTCACCCACAGTGAGGAGGCACAACAAAGGTCTAAGTATACAAGGACAGCATGTTCTAAAGCTCATTTTTCTAAAAATCCAGTGTTAAAGATTCTCTGTAGAGAAGTATGATCTTGCAGAAAAAGCAACTTTTGAATATTAACATGCAAATCCTTCAGATGAGGTTTTCACTTAAAACAGGACAATAATGCATTTTCCATATGCCATAATTTTTTTCATGCTTTAATGGTCTGTTTGTATATATAGAAATGACATgttttctttagatttttttgGTATTAGGGCCCAAGTCCCCAGCTCAGAGTAGTCCTTACTACCGGAGGTGGTCTCATCATTTTCAGTGGGACAGTGGACATGAGTAAGATGACTGGTGTGGATAAAGGTTGCAGGACAGGGCCCTTTGCGTGAAATTCTGTCTCCAATGAAGTcggtgggagttttgctgtttcagtggagccaggatttcaccttccaTCTGTAACCTAATGTTGATACATTCTATGGGGCTCTTCTGCATTTTGCCTTACTGGTAACAGGAGGCTCTTAGTGTGACATATCCACTTTGATAATGTACAGTGAGGCTGTTACATTCCACTTTGAAcagcttttttggggggtggtttGAACACTCAAGCAAAATGGCATAACAGAAAGCTCATGTAAATACTCACTGAATAAGAAATTGTAGTTCTGATAAACCAAAGTTACTTGTTATATCCAACGTATATTGAAATTTGAACGTGTTTGTTATATTGTGTCTTCTGCATTTTATAATTTGTAATTTATTGCCTACATAAGGGATGTTCTTTTTTTagtgttctctttttatttttagcacacaATATTCTTGCTGCTGAGATAAAGAATGAGAAAAATCTGAAATACCCTCTGTGAAGAAACACACTAAATATTCTTTATTCTCTTGTTCTGTTTGTAAACtgaaaactttatatatatatattttaatagttttgtttttactatctttgttaataataaaatattatattgtaCAATAGGAGCTcctgagttgattttttttttgttaatacgTAGTTCTCATTAATTGGCTTTATTTCCCCTATTgtcagtatctgagcacctcacagtcccCAGTGTGTTTTGTCCTGACAACACTTCTGTGAGATAGAGAActactattatcctcattttgtagatggggaaatgaggcataGAGAAACAATTAACTGTAAACGTGTGGCGGAGCAGAGTttatcctaaccactggaccattcttcctctctctggtccTAATCAAAGGCCTCCTTTAGAGTACAGTAAAATGTACTCACATAGTGTCGTATCAGTGTAGTGTTCTGCCAATCCACAAGTGCATGTCAGTAGTTTGACTTGAgatgcttttcttttcttgtaatactgatttaaaaaaatagaggaGGCGTACAAGAGCACTAAAAAGTTGAGTACAGTAAATACTTTGGATTTGTATTACACTGCattctcaaagcactgtacaaatgttaatgaattaatAGTCACACCTTTTGAGGTATTGTATGTATTCTTACTTTCTGTGTCTGATTCTCCATCTGTAGAATCAGACACAGAaagtaagtgacttgctcaagatagAATCTCAGCAAGTCAATAGTAGAGCCATATTTTAGACCCCCACCATGACATaaccagttgaacatgagctcctagtgcaaTGCTGTAGCTAAGATGATGACATAATCCTTGGATATATAATCAGGGGAATATCAAATAGCGGTAGGGAGGTAGTATTATGGCATTAGActattactggaatactgtgtccatgtCTGGTGTCCACgcttcaatttttcaacatcctttttggaGAGGCTTCAGAAAAGAGCTGCAAGAAttattcaaggtctggaaaacctacCTCACTGTGAAAGGTTTCCTCCCATCACACAGCCCCTGGCTATTCCCCTGCCTGCACTCTGAACTATCCTCTgtccctgcacacagccccagctacccaCTGCCTGCACCCCGAGCtactcccctgcctgcacacagcccttaGCTAAGCTAACTcactgcaccctgagctacccctctgccagcacacagctcctagctacTCCCTTCGTGCAACCTTACTGTGCACAGCCCCTAGCAACCCTCTCCTTGCATCCTGAGCTATAGCCCTTGCTgtgtacagcccctagctaccctgTCCCTGTACACTGAGCTACACCCCTCACTGtgcacagcccctagctatcctCTCCCTACACCCTGAACTACACCCTTCACTGtacacagccccagctaccccatccctgcaccctgagctacaccCCTTACCGTGCACAGTCCCTAGCtacctgcaccctgagctacatTCCTCACTgtgcacagcccctagctacccttTCCCTGAACcctgagcagttttcaaacttggaGCTGAGCGCCTCCtactttgagttataatttttgtttgcagccctcctccccagcccaacccagacaagctgggtggcctgctgaggttaGTCAGGGGATGGAGGTGGTGGTGCCTCGTCAGGGCCTACCATGCAGAATTGACCCTACAAAATAGAAATCAAACTACACCTATGGTGCCACCCCTCCCGGCCCGGGACCCTTCAGGGCTAAAGCCCCaagctccccaaccccctgcaccacacacacactgggccctggagtttttctagCACATTGTGGGTGGGGTagtggggctcagaaagaaaaaggtggagAACCCTTGGCCTATATTAGGTAGGTCACACTAGATCAGGAGTGGACAAACTATGGCGCCTGGGACACATCCGGCCGCCAGCCAATTTAATCTGGCTCTCGAgttcccactggggagtggggtctggagcttgccctgctcctgcactccagccggggagcagggttggggctcGCTTTGCGTGATCCACAGCTACCAGAAGGAGAGGCATGTCCCCCTCCAACTCTGACAtttaggggcagccaggtggctctgtccactgcctctgcaactcccattggctgggttctggggccaatgggagctgcagcagcagcacctgcggatggggcagtgtACAGAaccgcctggccatgcctctgtgtaggagccagaggagggacatgccgctgcttccgggagctgcttgaggtaaatgccacccagagcctgcacccctgaccccctcccatgccccagccctcatTTCCCCTCTGAACTCCTCAGTCTCTGcctgaagcaccctcctgcacctgaaatccctcagtcagagccctcaccctatcctgcaccccaaccccaatttcaggagcattcatggcccgccatacaatttccagaCCCaaatgtggcccctgggccaaaaagtttgcccacctctggactaGATAATGATGATAATCCCATCTGGTTTTATAATCTACAAGCCCCCTGCAATACATCATGATGCCGCtctctatttttttaagtttacgCAAAGTGAATCTCCATGATAGAACACTTTAAAAGGGCATTACAATTAGCTCCCAGGTCACATGTGAAATAAATTTCAAAGgccaagactttaaaaaaagaatagtgTAATAAATCTTGTGTGATACAACTTGTCTGCTAAATTAGCAGTCCTTCAGTTAGTTTTGCAACAATGTATTTTGCATAGACTCTATtttactttcctttttttatttatctttttaga from Chelonoidis abingdonii isolate Lonesome George chromosome 2, CheloAbing_2.0, whole genome shotgun sequence includes:
- the FZD6 gene encoding frizzled-6, which translates into the protein MGIFIFFVIYSLILTLIQGHSLFACEPITVSRCTGMTYNMTFFPNMMGHYDQDTAAVQIEPFLPLVNLNCSPDFHTFLCKAFVPACVKQIHVIHPCRRLCERVYSDCKQLLDTFGITWPEELECNRLEDCDESAPVTAAVTTKVHGTQKTPGQARRDYGFWCPRHLQTSNGQGYKFLGIDQCAPPCPNMYLKNYELDVAKSFIGIVSIFCLCATLFTFLTFLIDVKRFRYPERPIIYYSVCYSIVSLMYFFGFLLGNRTACNKADEKLEIGETVVLGSQNKACTVLFMVLYFFTMGGTIWWVILTITWFLAAGRKWSCEAIEQKAMWFHAVAWGIPGFLTIMLLAMNKVEGDNISGVCFVGLYDLDASRYFVLLPLCFCVFVGLSLLLAGIISLNHVRQVIQHDGRNQEKLKKFMIRIGVFSGLYLVPLVALLGCYVYEQMYRRIWETTWVFDHCDQYHIPCPYQAKALARPEIFLFLMKYLMTLIVGISPVFWVGSKKTCSEWASFFNRNRKRDPISESRRVLQESCEFFLKHNSKVKHKKKHYKSSSHKLKVISKSMGTSTGATTNHGTSAVAITNLDYLSQENFTEIKTPRETSEKEMAADGTSTQKVEKGENAGGEHVLQILSTSKLAMEQVEKSSKADNTVDMISLSESVKRMYEGRVSPKSDFTETHPLQVSNSQLPSVSQPGSTSDSISMLVHSASDTRKDQDSGNSSNP